In Prescottella soli, a genomic segment contains:
- a CDS encoding RrF2 family transcriptional regulator, whose protein sequence is MQLTQFTDLGLRIVMRLAAGSTDGSGAAPSTRAIADQLAVSYTHATKVVARLGELGVVTTRRGRGGGLAITELGRSASLGWLTRQLEGDGEVVTCEGDKPCPLRRGCRLRSALRNAQDAFYGALDALTVRDLADDSPHDVLLTLTAPAVNEP, encoded by the coding sequence ATGCAGCTGACGCAGTTCACGGATCTGGGCCTGCGGATCGTCATGCGACTGGCCGCCGGGTCGACCGACGGATCCGGCGCGGCCCCGAGCACCCGCGCGATCGCCGACCAGCTGGCCGTGTCGTACACCCACGCCACGAAAGTGGTTGCGCGACTGGGTGAACTCGGCGTCGTCACCACGCGCCGCGGCCGCGGCGGCGGCCTCGCGATCACCGAACTGGGCCGCTCGGCGTCGCTGGGCTGGCTCACCAGGCAGCTCGAGGGCGACGGCGAGGTCGTGACGTGCGAGGGCGACAAACCGTGCCCGCTGCGCCGCGGCTGCCGACTGCGCTCCGCACTGCGCAATGCCCAGGACGCCTTCTACGGCGCCCTGGACGCGCTGACCGTCCGCGACCTGGCGGACGACTCCCCCCATGACGTGCTGCTGACGCTCACCGCGCCGGCGGTGAACGAACCGTAA